One genomic window of Niveibacterium sp. SC-1 includes the following:
- a CDS encoding Rieske 2Fe-2S domain-containing protein, producing MAAIERLICESGAVEEGGDGVRFPVTTHWGEETGFVVRHEGAVRAFVNRCAHVPVELDWQPGKFFDDSGRYLICATHGALYEPATGYCLAGPCRGGRLPPLKAVERDGQVFLIEGDG from the coding sequence GTGGCTGCAATCGAACGGCTGATCTGCGAGAGCGGGGCGGTCGAAGAGGGTGGGGACGGAGTGCGGTTCCCCGTTACCACCCACTGGGGCGAGGAAACGGGTTTCGTTGTACGCCACGAAGGTGCGGTGCGCGCCTTCGTCAATCGTTGTGCGCATGTGCCGGTCGAGCTGGACTGGCAGCCGGGCAAGTTCTTTGATGATTCCGGTCGCTATCTGATTTGCGCGACCCATGGCGCGCTCTATGAGCCGGCGACGGGATATTGTCTGGCGGGGCCATGTCGTGGCGGACGTCTGCCACCGCTCAAGGCTGTGGAGCGCGATGGACAGGTTTTCTTGATTGAAGGTGACGGATGA
- the fabF gene encoding beta-ketoacyl-ACP synthase II, which translates to MSRRRVVVTGLGIISPVGNSVAQAWDNIVNGRSGIGRVTRFDASVLPVQIAGEVKAFDVAAYLSPKEARRYDTFIHYGLAAALDAVKDAGISAQPENAERIGVCIGSGIGGLPMIEDTHNALLEGGPRKISPFFVPGSIINDISGLFSIMYGLKGPNFATVSACATGNHAIGEAQRLIEYGDADVMVAGGAEATVSLLGMGGFCAARALSGRNDDPTAASRPWDKDRDGFVLGEGAGVLVLEEYEYAKARGARIYAELAGYGMSADANHITAPCEDGEGASRSMVNALRNGRTNLDEIDYVNAHGTSTELGDLAETKAVKRCFGDHVTKLAVSSTKSMTGHLLGAAGGIESVFTTLAIHNQIAPPTINLENPGEGCDLDYVPKTARQMRIRAALSNSFGFGGTNSTLVFRTL; encoded by the coding sequence TTGAGTCGTCGCCGTGTCGTTGTCACCGGTCTGGGCATCATCAGCCCGGTTGGAAATTCCGTCGCGCAAGCGTGGGACAACATCGTCAACGGGCGCTCGGGCATCGGTCGCGTGACGCGTTTCGATGCGTCGGTCCTGCCCGTGCAGATCGCCGGGGAAGTGAAGGCCTTCGACGTCGCCGCCTACCTCTCCCCCAAGGAGGCCCGTCGTTATGACACTTTCATCCACTATGGTCTGGCGGCCGCGCTCGATGCTGTGAAGGACGCCGGGATTAGCGCCCAGCCGGAGAACGCGGAACGCATCGGTGTGTGTATCGGTTCGGGCATCGGCGGCCTGCCGATGATCGAAGATACCCACAACGCGCTGCTTGAAGGTGGTCCGCGCAAGATCTCGCCCTTCTTCGTTCCGGGCTCGATCATCAACGACATCTCTGGTTTGTTCTCGATCATGTACGGCCTCAAGGGCCCGAACTTCGCGACCGTGAGCGCCTGTGCAACGGGTAACCACGCCATTGGCGAGGCGCAGCGCCTGATTGAATACGGCGACGCTGACGTGATGGTGGCGGGTGGCGCCGAGGCGACCGTGTCGCTGCTGGGCATGGGCGGTTTCTGTGCTGCCCGTGCGCTGTCTGGCCGCAACGATGATCCGACGGCCGCTAGCCGTCCCTGGGACAAGGATCGCGACGGCTTCGTGCTGGGCGAGGGCGCGGGCGTGCTGGTGCTGGAAGAGTACGAGTACGCCAAGGCGCGCGGCGCGCGTATTTACGCTGAGCTGGCTGGCTACGGCATGAGTGCCGACGCGAATCACATCACCGCGCCGTGCGAAGATGGCGAGGGCGCGTCGCGCAGCATGGTCAACGCGCTGCGCAACGGCCGCACCAACCTGGATGAGATCGACTATGTGAACGCCCACGGCACCTCGACCGAGCTGGGTGACCTGGCCGAGACCAAGGCGGTGAAGCGTTGCTTCGGCGATCACGTGACCAAGCTTGCGGTGAGCTCGACGAAGTCGATGACTGGCCACCTACTGGGTGCGGCGGGCGGTATCGAGTCGGTTTTCACGACCCTGGCCATCCACAATCAGATCGCGCCGCCGACGATCAACTTGGAGAATCCGGGCGAGGGTTGTGATCTGGACTATGTGCCGAAGACGGCGCGTCAGATGCGGATCCGCGCTGCGCTGTCTAACTCGTTCGGTTTCGGCGGCACCAACAGCACGCTGGTGTTCCGCACACTTTGA
- the rpmF gene encoding 50S ribosomal protein L32, with protein MAVQQNKKSPSKRGMHRSHDFLTNPPLAVEPTTGEVHLRHHVSPSGVYRGRKVMKAKGE; from the coding sequence ATGGCTGTTCAACAGAACAAAAAGTCCCCGTCGAAGCGCGGTATGCACCGCTCGCACGACTTTCTGACCAACCCCCCGCTGGCTGTCGAACCGACCACCGGCGAAGTGCACCTGCGTCACCACGTCTCGCCGTCGGGCGTGTACCGTGGCCGCAAGGTCATGAAGGCCAAGGGCGAGTAA
- a CDS encoding beta-ketoacyl-ACP synthase III, which produces MHSRITGTGGVLPGAPVTNDDLVARGIETSDEWIAERTGIRSRHLAGPEDGTASLGAAAAQKALAAAGVKPTDIDLIVVATSTPDKVFPSTACLVQAALGVPTSAMAFDVQAVCSGFVYALAVADKFIRSGSHKRALVIGAEVFSRLLDWNDRRTCVLFGDGAGAVVLEASETPGILASALHADGSHAHILEVPGNVRNGAIAGAAFVHMDGQAVFKLAVRVLGEVAQETLAQAGLAPEALDWLIPHQANIRILQATARRLGVPPEKVVVTVDRHGNTSAASVPLALDVALRDGRIKPGQHVMLEGVGGGFTWGAVLVRF; this is translated from the coding sequence ATCCATTCGAGGATTACCGGGACGGGAGGCGTCCTGCCGGGCGCGCCCGTCACCAACGATGACCTGGTCGCCCGCGGCATCGAAACCTCGGACGAATGGATCGCCGAACGCACCGGCATCCGCAGCCGTCATCTGGCCGGGCCGGAGGACGGCACGGCGAGCCTGGGGGCAGCGGCGGCACAAAAGGCCCTGGCGGCCGCAGGCGTGAAGCCGACGGACATCGACCTGATCGTCGTCGCAACCTCGACGCCCGATAAGGTTTTTCCCAGCACGGCCTGTCTGGTGCAGGCCGCTCTGGGCGTGCCGACTTCGGCGATGGCTTTCGACGTGCAGGCCGTGTGTTCGGGCTTCGTCTACGCGCTGGCGGTGGCCGACAAGTTCATTCGCTCCGGTTCGCACAAGCGCGCGCTGGTGATCGGCGCCGAGGTCTTTTCTCGTCTGCTCGACTGGAACGACCGCCGCACCTGTGTGCTGTTTGGCGACGGTGCGGGCGCAGTGGTGCTGGAAGCGTCGGAAACGCCAGGCATTCTGGCTTCAGCGCTGCATGCTGATGGCTCGCATGCGCACATCCTTGAAGTGCCCGGCAATGTGCGTAACGGTGCCATTGCAGGTGCCGCCTTCGTGCATATGGATGGCCAGGCTGTGTTCAAGCTCGCGGTGCGCGTGCTGGGCGAAGTGGCTCAGGAAACGCTGGCCCAGGCCGGGCTTGCGCCCGAGGCGCTCGATTGGTTGATCCCGCATCAGGCGAACATCCGCATTCTCCAGGCGACCGCCAGGCGGCTGGGCGTGCCGCCCGAAAAAGTGGTGGTCACGGTGGATCGTCACGGCAATACTTCAGCAGCCTCCGTGCCCTTGGCGCTCGACGTCGCGCTGCGCGACGGGCGAATCAAGCCGGGCCAGCACGTCATGCTTGAAGGCGTGGGCGGCGGTTTCACCTGGGGCGCGGTGCTCGTCCGTTTCTGA
- a CDS encoding Maf family nucleotide pyrophosphatase yields MRTLVLASTSRYRRELLQRLQIPFVTDSPEVDETPHANETPAATALRLAEAKARAVAPRHPDALIIGSDQVASVGDERFGKPGTVARAVAQLQRMSGRSIVFHTALALLDARDGSIQVCDVPTEVAIRRLGDEEIVRYIEREQPLDCAGSAKCEGQGISLMEHMRGDDPNALIGLPLIALCAMLRKVGISIP; encoded by the coding sequence ATGCGAACGCTGGTCCTTGCCTCGACCTCGCGCTATCGCCGCGAACTCCTGCAGCGCCTGCAGATCCCCTTTGTGACCGACAGTCCCGAGGTCGACGAGACACCTCACGCCAACGAAACACCGGCGGCTACCGCGCTGCGCCTGGCGGAGGCGAAAGCCCGCGCGGTGGCGCCGCGCCATCCGGACGCGCTGATCATCGGCTCGGACCAGGTCGCAAGCGTCGGCGACGAGCGCTTTGGCAAACCTGGCACGGTGGCACGCGCCGTCGCGCAGTTGCAGCGCATGAGTGGCCGCAGCATCGTCTTCCACACGGCACTCGCCTTGCTCGACGCACGCGACGGCAGCATTCAGGTCTGCGACGTGCCCACCGAGGTCGCCATCCGCCGCCTCGGCGATGAAGAGATCGTGCGCTACATCGAACGCGAGCAGCCGCTGGACTGCGCCGGGAGCGCGAAATGCGAAGGGCAGGGCATCTCACTGATGGAACACATGCGCGGCGACGACCCGAATGCCCTGATCGGCCTGCCGCTGATCGCACTCTGCGCGATGCTGCGCAAGGTCGGGATCAGCATCCCGTGA
- a CDS encoding YceD family protein: MPVSLLPRYAAELVGAEQVPVRLEVRGEWVSNVLGNGGQAFLVLDIHAEPTLRCQRCLSGLALPLDIASRLLLVPPGREMPDEDLDEDDFDPIVAEPDLDVLALVEDELLLALPLAPRHENCDTPHPRVEDDSASPFAALAKLRGAGNK; this comes from the coding sequence GTGCCCGTTTCCCTGTTGCCGCGGTATGCCGCGGAACTGGTGGGCGCCGAGCAGGTTCCGGTTCGCCTCGAAGTGCGTGGAGAGTGGGTGAGTAATGTGCTGGGCAATGGCGGGCAGGCCTTTCTGGTGCTCGACATCCACGCCGAGCCCACGCTGCGCTGCCAGCGCTGCCTGAGTGGGCTTGCCTTGCCACTGGACATCGCTTCGCGCTTGCTGCTGGTGCCGCCGGGGCGGGAAATGCCCGACGAGGATCTGGATGAAGATGATTTCGATCCGATCGTCGCCGAGCCCGACCTGGATGTGCTGGCACTTGTGGAAGACGAGCTCCTGCTTGCGCTGCCGCTAGCGCCGCGACATGAGAACTGCGATACCCCGCATCCCCGCGTGGAGGACGACAGCGCGTCGCCCTTCGCGGCGCTGGCGAAGCTGCGCGGGGCGGGCAACAAGTAA
- a CDS encoding S49 family peptidase — MSEQAGWERKVLENLATESLKEQRRRRRWGIFFKLIVVAYVGFFLWMVWQGRSTDGGADGGAHTAVIEIKGVIAPDGEASAANVNAALRDAFKNDAAKGVVLKINSPGGSPVQAGQIYDEIKRLKATRPNLPVYAVVEELCASGGYYIAAGADKIYVDKASMIGSIGVIMNGFGFTGTMEKLGVERRALTSGENKAFLDPFQPQVPSQVEHAKEMISEIHAQFIDAVRKGRGKRLHETPDMFSGLVWTGAKSIELGLADATGNVRSVARDVIKAETLRDYTEREPVFERVARRFGGAAASSFLGGLFESQYR, encoded by the coding sequence ATGAGCGAACAGGCTGGTTGGGAACGCAAGGTGCTGGAAAATCTCGCGACCGAATCCTTGAAGGAGCAGCGTCGGCGCCGCCGCTGGGGCATTTTCTTCAAGCTGATCGTCGTGGCCTATGTCGGCTTCTTCCTGTGGATGGTATGGCAGGGGCGCAGCACCGACGGCGGCGCGGACGGTGGCGCGCATACGGCCGTGATCGAGATCAAGGGCGTGATCGCTCCCGATGGCGAGGCTAGCGCGGCCAATGTGAACGCGGCATTGCGCGATGCTTTCAAGAACGACGCCGCCAAGGGTGTGGTTCTGAAGATCAACAGTCCGGGCGGCAGTCCGGTGCAGGCGGGGCAGATCTACGACGAGATCAAGCGACTCAAAGCCACCCGCCCGAATCTGCCCGTCTATGCGGTGGTCGAAGAGCTGTGCGCTTCGGGTGGCTATTACATTGCCGCCGGCGCCGACAAGATCTACGTGGACAAGGCGAGCATGATCGGGTCGATCGGCGTGATCATGAACGGCTTCGGCTTTACCGGCACGATGGAGAAGCTCGGTGTCGAGCGCCGCGCGCTGACCTCCGGGGAGAACAAGGCCTTTCTGGATCCCTTCCAGCCGCAGGTGCCGAGCCAGGTCGAGCACGCGAAGGAGATGATTTCGGAGATCCATGCCCAGTTCATCGACGCCGTGCGCAAGGGGCGCGGCAAGCGTCTGCACGAGACGCCGGACATGTTCAGCGGTCTCGTGTGGACAGGCGCCAAGAGCATCGAGCTCGGCCTGGCTGACGCGACTGGCAACGTTCGTTCCGTGGCGCGCGATGTGATCAAGGCCGAAACCCTGCGCGACTACACCGAGCGCGAGCCCGTGTTCGAGCGCGTGGCACGTCGTTTCGGCGGCGCTGCGGCGTCTTCTTTCCTGGGCGGATTGTTCGAAAGCCAGTACCGCTGA
- the fabD gene encoding ACP S-malonyltransferase, whose translation MSFAFVFPGQGSQSVNMMAAYGESKSIRAAFAEASDALGEDLWTMVADGPAERLALTVNTQPLMLTAGVAVWRAWLAAGGAQPAAVAGHSLGEYSALVAASALDFADAVRLVRLRAQAMQEAVPAGTGGMAAILGLDPQQVAAACEQAAQGQVVSAANLNDPKQIVIAGHAEAVARACEAAKALGAKRALVLPVSAPFHCELMKPAAERLKAALAEIEVRAPVIPVINNVDVAQENDPGRIKDALVRQAYLPVRWIELVQAMAARGVSRIAECGPGKVLAGLVKRCDAGPEALAIADAASLQQVLESTKG comes from the coding sequence ATGAGTTTTGCTTTCGTCTTTCCGGGCCAGGGTTCGCAGTCAGTCAACATGATGGCCGCCTACGGTGAGTCCAAATCGATCCGTGCGGCCTTTGCCGAGGCGTCGGATGCCTTGGGGGAAGATCTCTGGACCATGGTGGCAGACGGCCCGGCCGAGCGCCTGGCGCTTACGGTCAACACCCAGCCCCTGATGCTGACGGCCGGCGTCGCGGTCTGGCGTGCGTGGCTTGCCGCGGGGGGCGCTCAGCCTGCCGCTGTGGCGGGTCACAGCCTGGGCGAGTACTCGGCCCTGGTCGCAGCGAGCGCCCTGGATTTTGCGGATGCTGTGCGGCTCGTACGGCTGCGCGCGCAGGCGATGCAGGAGGCCGTGCCGGCGGGTACGGGGGGCATGGCCGCCATTCTCGGGCTGGATCCGCAGCAAGTCGCCGCTGCTTGCGAGCAGGCCGCACAGGGACAGGTGGTTTCTGCCGCCAACCTCAACGATCCGAAGCAGATCGTGATCGCAGGCCACGCCGAAGCCGTTGCGCGTGCCTGCGAGGCGGCCAAGGCGCTGGGCGCAAAGCGCGCGCTGGTGCTGCCCGTCAGCGCACCGTTCCATTGCGAGCTGATGAAGCCCGCGGCCGAACGCCTGAAGGCTGCGTTGGCCGAGATCGAAGTACGTGCGCCCGTCATCCCGGTGATCAACAATGTAGATGTTGCCCAGGAAAACGATCCAGGCCGCATCAAGGACGCGCTGGTGCGCCAGGCCTACCTGCCCGTTCGCTGGATCGAACTGGTACAGGCGATGGCGGCCCGTGGCGTGAGCAGGATCGCCGAGTGTGGTCCGGGCAAGGTTCTCGCCGGTCTGGTGAAACGCTGCGATGCAGGTCCGGAAGCGCTGGCAATTGCCGACGCGGCGTCGCTGCAACAGGTTCTTGAATCCACGAAGGGGTAA
- a CDS encoding HAD-IA family hydrolase, translated as MARNFDLIVFDWDGTLMDSTAMITHSIRAASADLGLPVPSVERARQVIGLGLVEALQYAVPELAREQYPQMVERYRFHYLARDHELVLFEGVLDLLGGLRESGYQLAVATGKSRKGLDRALAVAELRSFFDATRTADETFSKPHPEMLLQVMDVLMVAPERTLMIGDTTHDLQLAANAGVAALAVSFGAHELPELEAMSPLAILHSIPEVQAWLQSNG; from the coding sequence ATGGCGCGTAACTTCGACTTGATCGTCTTCGATTGGGACGGCACCTTGATGGATTCGACGGCGATGATCACGCACTCGATCCGCGCGGCGAGTGCCGATCTCGGGTTGCCGGTGCCGAGCGTCGAGCGGGCGCGCCAGGTGATCGGGCTGGGACTGGTCGAGGCACTCCAGTACGCCGTGCCGGAACTGGCGCGAGAGCAATACCCGCAGATGGTGGAGCGCTATCGCTTTCACTATCTGGCGCGTGACCATGAGCTGGTGCTGTTCGAGGGGGTGCTGGATCTGCTGGGCGGCTTGCGCGAGAGTGGTTACCAGCTGGCGGTGGCGACGGGAAAAAGTCGCAAGGGGCTCGATCGGGCCTTGGCCGTTGCGGAACTGCGCAGTTTCTTCGATGCCACACGTACAGCCGACGAAACCTTCTCCAAGCCGCATCCGGAAATGCTGCTGCAAGTGATGGATGTCCTGATGGTGGCGCCTGAGCGTACGTTGATGATTGGCGACACGACCCACGATCTCCAGCTCGCGGCCAATGCCGGGGTTGCTGCGCTCGCAGTGTCCTTCGGAGCGCACGAGCTGCCGGAGCTCGAGGCGATGTCGCCGCTGGCGATCCTGCATTCGATCCCGGAGGTGCAGGCGTGGCTGCAATCGAACGGCTGA
- the plsX gene encoding phosphate acyltransferase PlsX, translated as MQVTLAIDCMGGDHGPSVTLPAARQFLRDDPYASVLLVGLPQSVEAEADKLASDFPGRARFVAASEVVEMHDSPAIAMRNKKDSSMRVAIDRLKAGEAQAAVSAGNTGALMAISRFVLKTLPGIDRPAIATILPSQNPRGRTYVLDLGANVDCSAEHLLQFGVMGAMLVESLEHLERPSVGLLNIGEEEIKGSEVVKQAADLLRDSGLNFFGNVEGNDIYKGTTDVVVCDGFVGNVVLKASEGLAQMLGNLLKEELTRNWYTKLVALFALRALRHFKDRIDHRRYNGAALLGLKGVVLKSHGSADAFAFEQALRRAAEAARNNLVERIGGRVGAHLAAEEPAQ; from the coding sequence ATGCAGGTGACCCTAGCGATCGACTGCATGGGCGGTGACCATGGGCCATCGGTCACCCTGCCAGCAGCAAGGCAATTCCTGCGCGACGATCCATACGCAAGCGTACTGTTGGTCGGCCTCCCCCAGAGCGTGGAAGCCGAGGCGGACAAGCTCGCCTCCGATTTTCCGGGGCGTGCACGATTTGTCGCAGCCAGCGAAGTCGTCGAGATGCACGACTCGCCCGCGATCGCCATGCGTAACAAGAAGGATTCGTCGATGCGGGTGGCTATCGACCGCCTTAAGGCGGGCGAGGCCCAGGCTGCAGTCTCCGCCGGAAATACCGGCGCGCTGATGGCCATTTCCCGGTTCGTGCTCAAGACGCTGCCGGGTATCGACCGTCCGGCGATCGCCACCATCCTTCCGTCCCAGAATCCGCGCGGCCGCACTTATGTGCTCGACCTCGGTGCCAATGTCGACTGCTCTGCCGAACATCTGTTGCAGTTCGGCGTGATGGGGGCGATGCTGGTCGAGTCCCTGGAGCATCTCGAGCGCCCCAGCGTCGGTCTTCTGAACATTGGCGAGGAAGAGATCAAGGGCAGCGAGGTGGTGAAGCAGGCAGCAGACCTTTTGCGGGATTCGGGCCTGAACTTCTTCGGAAATGTCGAGGGTAACGACATCTATAAAGGCACCACGGATGTGGTCGTCTGCGACGGTTTCGTCGGCAATGTCGTGCTCAAGGCGTCCGAGGGGCTGGCTCAGATGCTTGGCAACCTCCTCAAGGAAGAGCTGACCCGCAACTGGTACACCAAGCTGGTTGCCCTCTTTGCGCTGCGCGCCTTGCGTCACTTCAAGGACCGCATCGATCACCGCCGCTACAATGGCGCCGCGTTGCTGGGTCTGAAGGGGGTCGTGCTCAAGAGTCACGGCTCGGCAGACGCCTTCGCCTTCGAACAAGCGCTGCGGCGCGCGGCGGAAGCGGCGCGCAATAATCTCGTCGAACGTATCGGTGGCCGCGTCGGCGCCCACCTGGCTGCAGAGGAACCCGCACAGTGA
- a CDS encoding protein YgfX — protein MPVDQALTDCEIEVGFSRSGAAILAAFHLVALLTPWVLGLPPVQIGLLALLNVLALGFSWRALRKAADLCFRLPREGVPELRCQRDGGWAMIATLGDCRDSSWMVTLVWRELATDKVARAVILRDACTAKDWRKLRTALRWGCLSPARSSDAPHSASAGSPES, from the coding sequence GTGCCGGTTGATCAGGCGTTGACGGACTGTGAGATCGAGGTCGGGTTTTCGCGTTCAGGGGCCGCCATTTTGGCGGCCTTTCATTTAGTGGCGCTACTGACACCTTGGGTGCTCGGCCTGCCCCCTGTCCAGATCGGTTTGCTAGCTCTGCTGAACGTGCTGGCGCTTGGATTCTCCTGGCGTGCACTACGAAAAGCCGCCGATCTTTGTTTCCGCTTGCCGCGCGAGGGTGTGCCGGAGCTGCGTTGTCAGCGCGATGGTGGCTGGGCCATGATCGCGACTCTTGGCGACTGCCGCGATTCGAGCTGGATGGTCACTCTGGTGTGGCGCGAACTCGCGACCGACAAGGTGGCGCGCGCTGTCATCCTGCGCGACGCCTGCACGGCGAAAGACTGGCGCAAGCTGCGTACCGCGTTGCGCTGGGGATGCCTCAGCCCGGCTCGCTCCAGCGATGCACCCCATTCGGCCAGCGCGGGTTCTCCAGAATCGTAG
- the fabG gene encoding 3-oxoacyl-ACP reductase FabG has translation MTALAGQIALVTGASRGIGRATALELGRQGATVIGTATSDNGAADIGTALAEAGVAGRGLKLDVTDAAACEAALAGIEKEFGTIGILVNNAGITRDNIAMRMKDDEWDAVLDTNLKAVFRMSKLVMRGMMKARAGRIVNITSVVGSSGNAGQANYAAAKAGVAGMTRALARELGSRNITVNCVAPGFIDTDMTRALNDTQRDALLGQIALGRFGRPEEIAAAVAFLASPAAGYISGITLHANGGMYMA, from the coding sequence ATGACTGCACTGGCAGGACAGATTGCGCTGGTCACGGGCGCCAGCCGCGGCATCGGCCGCGCAACGGCGCTTGAACTGGGCCGTCAGGGCGCCACGGTGATAGGCACTGCGACCTCCGACAACGGCGCCGCCGATATCGGCACGGCGCTGGCGGAAGCGGGTGTTGCCGGGCGTGGCCTGAAGCTGGACGTGACCGACGCGGCTGCGTGCGAAGCGGCACTGGCGGGCATAGAGAAGGAATTCGGCACGATCGGCATCCTGGTGAACAACGCCGGGATCACACGCGACAACATCGCCATGCGTATGAAGGACGATGAGTGGGATGCGGTGCTGGACACCAATCTCAAGGCTGTGTTCCGCATGAGCAAGCTGGTCATGCGCGGCATGATGAAGGCGCGCGCCGGCCGTATAGTGAATATCACGTCGGTGGTCGGTTCGTCGGGCAACGCCGGTCAGGCGAACTATGCTGCAGCCAAGGCAGGTGTCGCAGGCATGACCCGCGCGCTGGCGCGCGAGCTGGGTAGCCGGAACATAACAGTCAACTGCGTGGCACCGGGTTTCATCGACACCGACATGACGCGGGCGCTGAACGACACTCAGCGCGACGCCTTGCTCGGACAGATTGCTCTGGGGCGCTTTGGTCGTCCCGAGGAAATTGCCGCGGCTGTGGCCTTCCTGGCCTCGCCCGCGGCGGGTTACATCAGCGGCATCACCCTGCATGCCAATGGTGGCATGTACATGGCTTGA
- the acpP gene encoding acyl carrier protein: protein MENIEQRVKKIVAEQLGVNEADIKNESSFVDDLGADSLDTVELVMALEEEFECEIPDEEAEKITTVQQAIDYVSANKK, encoded by the coding sequence ATGGAGAACATCGAACAGCGCGTCAAGAAGATCGTCGCCGAGCAACTCGGCGTGAACGAGGCGGACATCAAGAACGAGTCCTCTTTCGTCGACGATCTCGGAGCCGACTCGCTGGATACCGTCGAACTGGTGATGGCACTGGAAGAAGAATTCGAGTGCGAGATCCCCGACGAAGAGGCAGAGAAGATCACCACCGTGCAGCAGGCGATCGACTACGTCTCTGCCAACAAGAAGTAA